The Brevibacillus brevis genome contains a region encoding:
- a CDS encoding alpha/beta hydrolase: MSDYVKRTIMKEEVPSIHVDTPRSVKVYLPPGYNELLSYPVVYCQDGNDFFTMGRIATISNQLILEEGIEPYIVVGVSVDRNKRTSEYSPSGSRNAAYQRFFTEELIPYIEERYPVRRDPGSRILAGDSLGGTVSLHLALEHPDLFPQVLALSGAFFQTTLDPLLNQSSLSWLRIWMVVGLDETAVETSAGTFDFVQWNREAKQILEDKQATLSYREKPGNHVWGLWQKELPDALRYFFPPPRL; the protein is encoded by the coding sequence ATGTCTGACTATGTAAAGCGAACCATAATGAAAGAAGAAGTGCCCAGCATCCACGTGGACACTCCCCGCTCGGTCAAAGTATACCTACCGCCGGGGTACAATGAGCTTCTTTCTTACCCTGTTGTGTATTGTCAGGATGGGAACGACTTTTTTACGATGGGGCGAATCGCAACCATCTCCAATCAATTGATTCTGGAAGAAGGTATCGAACCCTACATCGTCGTCGGTGTCTCAGTCGATCGCAACAAGCGCACGAGCGAGTATTCTCCGTCTGGGTCGAGAAACGCAGCCTATCAGCGTTTTTTCACCGAAGAGCTGATTCCTTACATAGAGGAGCGCTATCCTGTACGCCGTGATCCCGGTTCACGCATACTGGCAGGAGACTCTTTGGGTGGAACCGTTTCTTTGCATCTCGCATTGGAGCACCCCGACCTCTTTCCACAGGTACTCGCGCTGTCCGGGGCTTTTTTCCAAACGACACTCGACCCGCTTTTGAATCAGTCCAGTCTATCTTGGCTGCGAATCTGGATGGTCGTTGGCCTCGATGAGACAGCTGTGGAAACAAGTGCGGGTACCTTCGATTTCGTGCAATGGAATCGCGAGGCAAAACAGATTCTGGAGGACAAGCAAGCAACCTTGTCCTACCGAGAAAAACCAGGGAATCACGTCTGGGGTTTGTGGCAAAAAGAGCTGCCTGACGCCTTGCGTTACTTCTTCCCACCTCCCCGTCTGTAA
- the pdhA gene encoding pyruvate dehydrogenase (acetyl-transferring) E1 component subunit alpha — protein sequence MSVSTAVEQTENNAPLQILAPDGTVVRPDLMPKLSDDELRELMRKMVFTRVWDQRAISLNRQGRLGFYAPVAGQEASMIGSEAALSKEDFVLPSYRDIPQMVWHGYPMHKAFLYSRGHIEGGKIPEGVNVLMPQIIIAAQCTQATGVAMGYKLRGEKKVAINYFGDGATSQGDFYEGMNFAGVYKLPVIFFSQNNGYAISLPFEKQTASENIAVKAVAAGIASERVDGMDILAVYYAVQQAKERGVNGEGATLIEAMTYRYGPHTMAGDDPTRYRTGEEQSEWELRDPLIRFRKFLEAKGLWSEKDEEAVIEEAKAAVADAIKKADETPKMKVSELIDVMFETLPPALEEQKAEFLAKESK from the coding sequence ATGAGCGTATCCACTGCTGTTGAACAAACAGAGAACAACGCCCCGCTGCAAATTCTTGCCCCGGATGGTACAGTTGTTCGTCCTGACTTGATGCCTAAGCTCTCCGATGATGAATTGCGTGAACTGATGCGTAAAATGGTATTTACCCGTGTATGGGACCAACGCGCAATCAGCTTGAACCGCCAAGGCCGCCTTGGTTTCTATGCACCAGTAGCTGGTCAAGAAGCAAGCATGATCGGTTCCGAGGCTGCTCTTTCCAAAGAAGACTTTGTCCTGCCTAGCTACCGTGATATTCCACAAATGGTATGGCATGGTTACCCTATGCACAAAGCATTCCTGTACTCCCGCGGACACATCGAGGGTGGCAAAATTCCTGAAGGTGTAAACGTATTGATGCCTCAAATCATCATCGCAGCTCAATGTACACAAGCAACAGGTGTTGCAATGGGTTACAAGCTGCGCGGTGAAAAGAAAGTTGCGATCAACTACTTTGGTGACGGTGCGACCTCCCAAGGTGACTTCTATGAGGGTATGAACTTTGCAGGGGTATACAAGCTGCCTGTTATCTTCTTCTCCCAAAACAACGGTTATGCAATCTCACTGCCGTTCGAAAAACAAACGGCTTCTGAAAATATCGCAGTCAAAGCAGTTGCAGCTGGTATTGCTAGCGAACGCGTTGACGGTATGGATATTCTCGCAGTTTACTACGCGGTTCAACAAGCAAAAGAGCGCGGCGTGAATGGCGAAGGTGCGACTCTGATCGAAGCAATGACGTACCGTTATGGTCCTCACACCATGGCTGGTGACGACCCAACTCGTTACCGTACAGGTGAAGAGCAAAGCGAGTGGGAACTGCGCGATCCACTGATCCGCTTCCGCAAGTTCCTCGAGGCAAAAGGCCTGTGGAGCGAAAAAGACGAAGAAGCTGTCATCGAAGAAGCGAAAGCAGCTGTTGCGGACGCAATCAAAAAAGCGGACGAAACACCTAAGATGAAGGTTTCCGAACTGATCGATGTAATGTTTGAGACACTGCCGCCTGCACTCGAAGAGCAAAAGGCAGAATTCCTGGCGAAGGAGTCGAAATAA
- a CDS encoding alpha-ketoacid dehydrogenase subunit beta, whose amino-acid sequence MAQMTMVQAITDAMRVELKRDETVLVFGEDVGNNGGVFRATEGLQAEFGEQRVFDTPLAESGIGGLAVGLSVNGFRPVAEIQFFGFVFETFDAIASQATRMRYRSGGRFTSPVTFRSPFGGGVKTPELHADSLEGLMMQTPGLKVVIPSNPYDAKGLLISAIRDNDPVVFLEHMKLYRSFRQEVPEGEYTIPLGKANVVKEGSDVTIITYGAMVHTSLKAAEEIEKARGAKVEVIDLRTISPLDIDTIVDSVKKTNRAIVVQEAQKTSGVAAEIITQINERAILHLEAPVLRITAPDTVYPFAQAEDVWLPDVKRVVDGLTQVLDF is encoded by the coding sequence ATGGCACAAATGACAATGGTTCAAGCCATTACGGATGCAATGCGCGTAGAATTGAAGCGCGATGAAACCGTTCTTGTCTTCGGTGAAGACGTAGGTAACAACGGCGGGGTGTTCCGTGCAACAGAAGGTCTGCAAGCTGAGTTCGGCGAGCAACGCGTTTTCGATACGCCGCTCGCTGAGTCCGGAATCGGCGGTTTGGCTGTTGGTCTTTCCGTAAACGGCTTCCGTCCAGTAGCAGAAATTCAGTTCTTTGGTTTCGTATTTGAAACGTTCGATGCTATTGCATCTCAAGCTACTCGTATGCGTTACCGTTCCGGCGGTCGCTTCACGAGCCCAGTTACATTCCGCTCCCCATTTGGTGGCGGTGTGAAAACGCCTGAGCTGCATGCTGACTCTTTGGAAGGCTTGATGATGCAAACTCCGGGTCTGAAAGTGGTTATCCCTTCCAACCCATATGATGCAAAAGGACTGTTGATCTCCGCGATTCGCGACAACGATCCAGTTGTTTTCCTCGAGCACATGAAGCTGTACCGTTCCTTCCGTCAAGAAGTTCCAGAAGGCGAGTACACGATTCCACTCGGCAAAGCAAACGTAGTTAAAGAAGGTAGCGATGTTACCATCATCACCTATGGTGCGATGGTGCATACCAGCCTGAAAGCAGCAGAAGAAATCGAGAAAGCGCGTGGAGCAAAAGTAGAAGTAATCGACCTGCGCACCATCAGCCCACTCGATATCGATACGATCGTGGATTCTGTGAAGAAAACAAATCGTGCGATTGTAGTTCAAGAAGCACAAAAAACGTCTGGTGTTGCGGCAGAAATCATCACGCAAATCAACGAGCGTGCAATCCTGCACCTCGAAGCACCAGTGCTGCGTATTACAGCACCAGATACCGTTTACCCGTTTGCACAAGCAGAAGATGTATGGCTGCCTGACGTAAAACGCGTAGTAGATGGTCTGACTCAAGTCCTCGATTTTTAA
- a CDS encoding dihydrolipoamide acetyltransferase family protein codes for MSRFTFRLPELGEGIHEGEIVKWHVQPGDSVEEDQVIMEVQNDKAVVEVPSPVKGKVIDLKVTEGTVSVVGDPLIEFDVEGEIPNLPDHGHGDSHAAEAAPAPQAADKMEPGCDIGSQVSANANQSLETPMAQATATAVAAPIDRKHVLATPSVRKYAREKGVQLANVPGTGKLGRITREDVDRFVSGGAAAPTAQVAAPVATEAPAAAATGVAQAAAAPTVHHAPQAGELEERVPLKGMRKAIAKAMVKSAYTAPHVTIFDEVDVTALVAMRKDAKPLAEERGVKLTYLPMIVKAVVAGLKKFPELNASIDDEKQEIIFKKYYHIGIATSTEDGLLVPVVKSADSKSIFQIGGEIGELAKKARDRKATADELKGSTFSITNIGSAGGMFFTPIINYPEVAILGVGRISEKPIVKNGEIAVGQMLHLSLSFDHRLVDGEPAQRFVNYVKQLLENPTLLVMEG; via the coding sequence GTGAGTCGTTTTACATTCAGACTCCCGGAGCTCGGCGAGGGTATCCATGAAGGCGAAATCGTCAAATGGCACGTACAGCCCGGAGATTCCGTAGAAGAAGACCAAGTCATCATGGAAGTACAAAATGACAAGGCGGTTGTAGAAGTACCGTCGCCTGTTAAAGGGAAAGTTATCGACCTGAAAGTAACCGAGGGTACGGTTTCTGTAGTCGGCGATCCACTGATCGAGTTTGACGTAGAAGGCGAAATTCCGAACCTGCCAGACCATGGTCATGGCGATTCCCACGCTGCTGAAGCGGCACCAGCGCCTCAAGCTGCAGACAAAATGGAGCCAGGTTGCGACATCGGTTCCCAAGTGAGCGCAAATGCGAACCAATCTCTGGAAACGCCAATGGCACAAGCAACTGCAACAGCAGTAGCGGCACCGATTGACCGCAAGCATGTGTTGGCTACACCTTCTGTTCGCAAATACGCTCGCGAAAAAGGCGTTCAATTGGCTAATGTACCTGGTACAGGCAAATTGGGTCGCATCACACGTGAAGACGTAGACCGCTTCGTATCTGGCGGAGCAGCAGCACCAACCGCACAAGTGGCAGCTCCAGTAGCAACTGAGGCTCCTGCAGCAGCAGCTACAGGTGTAGCACAAGCAGCAGCGGCTCCAACTGTTCACCACGCACCTCAAGCTGGCGAGCTGGAAGAGCGCGTTCCGCTGAAAGGTATGCGTAAAGCAATCGCGAAAGCAATGGTGAAATCTGCTTACACAGCACCACACGTAACGATCTTCGACGAAGTGGATGTTACAGCGCTTGTCGCTATGCGCAAAGATGCGAAGCCACTTGCTGAAGAGCGTGGTGTGAAGCTGACTTACCTGCCTATGATCGTGAAAGCAGTTGTAGCTGGTCTGAAGAAATTCCCAGAGCTCAACGCTTCTATCGACGATGAAAAACAAGAAATCATCTTTAAAAAGTACTACCACATTGGTATCGCTACCTCGACAGAAGACGGCTTGCTGGTTCCAGTTGTGAAATCCGCTGACAGCAAATCTATCTTCCAAATCGGAGGCGAAATCGGCGAGCTGGCGAAGAAAGCACGCGACCGCAAAGCGACTGCTGACGAGCTGAAAGGTTCTACTTTCAGCATCACAAACATCGGTTCTGCGGGCGGTATGTTCTTCACGCCAATCATTAACTATCCAGAAGTAGCTATTCTGGGTGTTGGCCGCATTAGCGAAAAGCCGATTGTGAAAAATGGAGAAATCGCGGTAGGTCAAATGTTGCACTTGTCCTTGAGCTTTGACCACCGCTTGGTTGATGGCGAACCTGCACAGCGTTTCGTCAACTACGTGAAGCAGCTCCTCGAAAACCCAACGCTGCTCGTCATGGAGGGATAA
- the lpdA gene encoding dihydrolipoyl dehydrogenase has translation MVVGEFTTEVDVLVIGAGPGGYVAAIRAAQLGKTVAVVEKAELGGVCLNVGCIPSKAMIHAAHTYEHTQHTESMGITMENVKVDFAKVQEWKSGVVKQLTGGVGSLFKGNKIQVIPGEALFVSENEVRVFHGYDVNRYRFQHCIIATGSRPIELPAFPFGKRVMSSTEALSLTELPKSLVVIGGGYIGIELGTVFAKFGTKVTILEGSDQILPGFEPDMPRLVERKLKKLDVTIHTKALAQGMEETENGVIVTAEVKGEQQKIEAEYVLVTVGRRPNTDELGIRDIGMNVTDRGLIVVDKQGRTNIPNVYAIGDIVAGPALAHKASYEGKVAAEAIAGHPAEVDYKAIPAVVFCDPEIASVGINEKEAKEKGIDYVVGRFPFAANGRALSVNAGEGYVKLIAEKETNLVLGAQIVGPEASNIIAEIGLAIEMGATLEDIELTIHAHPTLGEVTMEAAELALGRPIHVMK, from the coding sequence ATGGTAGTAGGTGAATTTACTACAGAGGTTGACGTACTCGTAATTGGTGCCGGTCCAGGTGGATATGTTGCAGCGATTCGTGCAGCTCAACTAGGTAAAACAGTAGCTGTCGTGGAAAAAGCTGAGCTGGGCGGCGTGTGCCTGAACGTAGGTTGCATCCCTTCCAAAGCGATGATCCACGCTGCACACACATATGAGCACACACAACATACAGAATCCATGGGTATCACCATGGAAAATGTAAAAGTGGATTTTGCCAAAGTGCAAGAGTGGAAAAGCGGCGTCGTGAAGCAACTGACTGGTGGCGTAGGCTCCCTCTTCAAAGGCAACAAAATCCAGGTAATCCCTGGTGAAGCATTGTTCGTAAGTGAAAATGAAGTACGTGTATTCCACGGTTATGATGTCAACCGTTATCGCTTCCAGCATTGCATCATTGCAACTGGTTCGCGTCCAATCGAGTTGCCTGCATTCCCGTTTGGCAAACGCGTAATGTCTTCTACTGAAGCGCTGTCCTTGACTGAACTGCCGAAGAGCCTCGTGGTAATCGGCGGCGGATACATCGGTATCGAGCTTGGCACTGTGTTCGCGAAGTTTGGTACGAAAGTTACGATTTTGGAAGGTTCCGATCAAATCTTGCCAGGATTTGAGCCAGACATGCCACGTTTGGTGGAACGCAAGCTGAAAAAGCTCGACGTTACCATCCATACAAAAGCATTGGCACAAGGAATGGAAGAAACAGAAAACGGTGTGATCGTGACTGCGGAAGTAAAAGGCGAGCAACAAAAAATCGAGGCGGAATACGTACTCGTTACTGTTGGACGCCGCCCAAATACAGATGAACTCGGTATTCGCGATATCGGCATGAACGTAACTGACCGTGGGTTGATCGTTGTTGACAAACAAGGTCGCACGAACATTCCTAACGTGTACGCGATCGGGGATATCGTAGCTGGTCCTGCATTGGCTCACAAAGCTTCCTACGAAGGTAAGGTTGCAGCTGAGGCGATTGCTGGCCATCCAGCAGAAGTAGACTACAAGGCGATTCCAGCGGTTGTATTCTGCGATCCAGAAATCGCAAGCGTAGGAATCAATGAGAAAGAAGCAAAAGAAAAAGGCATCGATTACGTTGTAGGTCGTTTCCCATTCGCAGCAAACGGTCGCGCTCTGTCTGTAAATGCAGGCGAAGGCTACGTGAAGCTGATTGCAGAAAAAGAAACGAATCTCGTATTGGGTGCACAAATCGTTGGTCCAGAAGCATCCAACATCATCGCAGAGATCGGATTGGCGATCGAAATGGGCGCAACACTCGAAGATATCGAGCTGACCATCCATGCACATCCAACGCTGGGTGAAGTAACAATGGAAGCTGCTGAATTGGCTTTGGGTCGTCCGATCCACGTCATGAAATAG
- a CDS encoding aspartyl-phosphate phosphatase Spo0E family protein produces MEITSKMIDDLRQRLERAAKDAGYNFLDPEIVRISQQLDQLIVAHMQHEKRPS; encoded by the coding sequence ATGGAAATTACGAGTAAGATGATTGATGACTTGCGACAAAGGCTAGAACGCGCAGCAAAAGATGCAGGTTACAATTTTCTTGACCCTGAAATCGTGAGAATCAGCCAACAATTAGATCAATTAATTGTCGCACATATGCAACATGAAAAACGCCCTTCATGA
- a CDS encoding small acid-soluble spore protein P produces MEKDHILDENPHQTYNNVAQPLEQTGEPQPGSKKVKQENHSRSIRTREG; encoded by the coding sequence ATGGAAAAGGACCATATTCTTGATGAAAATCCGCATCAAACTTACAATAATGTAGCTCAACCGCTGGAACAGACTGGCGAACCACAGCCCGGCTCTAAAAAAGTGAAGCAAGAAAATCATTCGCGCTCCATTCGAACACGAGAAGGGTAA
- a CDS encoding HEPN domain-containing protein, translating to MPVLIAPVFNSTTAQPVRIDLPNSYTLISGAKRPYEIASRFLRNEMDENKRTFDLRVDPSSLFLVGDHEEMKVTDDRVWIEEIESKLNLASTTGTCSIPYIITVNGNMYGITYLKRSLDGDKYTFDDEAAGIFTSLVEQKLPSLAFRRYTLSLEKKNYEDQLLDLWIALESLFVPDGKKGEITYKLRVRMAYYFGETALQRERIAQFVKKSYNHRSEIVHSGKLFGDKLAAEVNTLRAMTRAAILNIAGESVNLQDIRVRLDELVFTGESYVARYAPTYFERILL from the coding sequence ATGCCGGTCTTAATCGCCCCCGTATTCAATTCAACAACAGCACAGCCCGTTCGGATCGATTTGCCTAATTCGTACACGCTCATATCAGGGGCAAAGAGGCCATATGAGATCGCGTCTCGTTTCTTGCGCAATGAGATGGACGAGAACAAGCGAACTTTTGATTTGCGTGTAGACCCCAGCAGTTTATTTTTAGTTGGGGATCACGAAGAGATGAAAGTAACGGATGATCGGGTGTGGATTGAAGAAATCGAAAGTAAGCTGAATCTAGCTTCCACAACGGGGACTTGTTCGATTCCTTACATCATTACCGTCAATGGCAATATGTATGGCATTACGTATTTAAAGCGATCACTTGATGGTGACAAGTACACATTTGATGATGAAGCTGCGGGCATTTTTACCTCATTAGTCGAACAGAAGCTGCCGTCCCTTGCTTTTCGTCGCTATACGCTTTCGCTGGAGAAGAAAAACTACGAGGATCAGCTGTTGGATCTGTGGATTGCATTGGAATCATTGTTCGTTCCCGATGGCAAAAAAGGCGAGATTACCTATAAATTGCGTGTCCGAATGGCTTACTATTTTGGAGAAACCGCCTTGCAGCGTGAACGGATTGCACAGTTTGTAAAAAAATCGTACAATCATCGCTCAGAGATTGTGCATAGCGGCAAGCTGTTCGGTGACAAGCTGGCTGCAGAAGTCAATACGCTGAGGGCAATGACACGAGCCGCGATCTTAAACATCGCCGGGGAAAGTGTCAACCTTCAGGATATACGCGTTCGGCTGGACGAATTGGTATTTACGGGCGAATCTTATGTGGCACGGTACGCTCCCACTTATTTTGAAAGAATTTTGTTGTAA
- a CDS encoding ABC-F family ATP-binding cassette domain-containing protein, whose protein sequence is MSVLIVENLSHGFGDRVLFRDVSFRLQPNDRVGLVGANGTGKSTMMGILTGQNLPDNGRVEWMPKIEYGYLDQHTKLQAGKTIRDVLKDAFLPLLEQEAELMTIGEKMAEATPEELEELLERMGEIQDKLETSGFYLIDAKVDEIANALGLSAIGLDRDVSSLSGGQRTKVLLAKLLLEQPTVLLLDEPTNYLDEEHIVWLKNYLKEYPYAFMLISHDTTFMNEVVNVIYHLEFTKLNRYTGNYESFLAQSEMKRSQHFDAFEKQQEEIAKMEDFIARNKARASTTGRAKSRQKQLDKMDRIDKPETAAKPSFIFKESRASSRFVIEAENLEIGYSHPLLPKLSVKLERGEKVAIVGMNGVGKSTLLKTLLGVIPPLGGKLEKGDFLHPAYFEQEVKAKPITALDDVWNEFPSMNNHEVRGALARCGLKNEHINRNMNALSGGEQAKVRLCKLLQRESNWLVFDEPTNHLDVVAKEELKRSLKEFKGTVLLVCHEPEFYEDWVTQTWDVEKWSLEQAKTPIKL, encoded by the coding sequence ATGAGTGTTTTGATTGTAGAGAATTTGTCCCATGGTTTTGGGGACCGTGTTTTGTTTCGCGATGTGTCTTTCCGTTTGCAACCGAATGACCGTGTAGGACTCGTAGGCGCAAATGGTACTGGAAAATCAACGATGATGGGGATTTTGACAGGCCAAAACTTGCCTGATAATGGTCGTGTTGAATGGATGCCCAAAATCGAATACGGATATTTGGATCAGCATACCAAGTTGCAAGCTGGCAAAACGATTCGCGACGTACTCAAGGATGCTTTCCTGCCGCTGTTGGAGCAAGAAGCGGAACTGATGACGATTGGTGAAAAGATGGCCGAGGCGACTCCAGAGGAACTGGAAGAATTGCTGGAGCGCATGGGCGAAATTCAAGACAAGCTGGAAACTAGCGGCTTTTATTTGATCGATGCGAAAGTAGATGAAATCGCCAACGCTTTGGGTTTGAGTGCAATCGGTTTGGACCGTGACGTTTCCTCCCTCTCTGGTGGTCAGCGTACCAAGGTTCTTTTGGCAAAATTGCTGCTGGAACAACCAACTGTTCTTTTGCTGGATGAGCCGACGAACTACTTGGATGAAGAGCATATCGTGTGGCTGAAAAACTACTTGAAGGAATATCCTTATGCCTTCATGCTGATTTCCCATGACACGACCTTCATGAACGAAGTCGTGAATGTGATTTATCATTTGGAATTTACCAAGTTGAATCGTTACACAGGGAACTACGAATCCTTTCTGGCACAGTCTGAGATGAAACGCAGTCAGCACTTTGACGCATTTGAGAAGCAGCAGGAAGAAATCGCAAAGATGGAAGACTTTATTGCGCGCAATAAGGCACGTGCGTCTACTACTGGCCGTGCGAAGAGCCGTCAAAAGCAGCTTGATAAAATGGATCGCATCGACAAGCCGGAAACGGCTGCGAAACCTTCGTTTATCTTTAAAGAATCCCGGGCAAGTAGCCGTTTTGTCATCGAGGCTGAAAACTTGGAGATCGGATATTCTCATCCATTGCTGCCGAAGCTTAGCGTGAAGCTGGAGCGCGGTGAAAAAGTAGCGATTGTCGGCATGAACGGTGTCGGTAAGTCTACCCTGTTGAAAACGTTGCTGGGTGTGATTCCACCGCTGGGCGGAAAACTGGAGAAAGGTGATTTCCTCCATCCTGCTTACTTCGAGCAAGAAGTAAAGGCGAAGCCAATTACTGCACTCGATGATGTATGGAATGAATTCCCTTCCATGAATAACCATGAAGTTCGCGGAGCGCTGGCACGTTGTGGCTTGAAAAATGAGCATATCAATCGTAACATGAACGCTCTGTCCGGGGGCGAGCAAGCAAAAGTTCGTCTCTGTAAATTACTGCAGCGCGAAAGCAACTGGCTGGTATTTGACGAGCCGACGAACCACTTGGATGTCGTCGCCAAGGAAGAGCTCAAACGCTCGTTGAAGGAGTTCAAAGGGACCGTCCTTCTCGTTTGCCACGAACCTGAATTTTATGAGGATTGGGTTACACAGACGTGGGATGTTGAGAAATGGAGCTTGGAACAGGCAAAAACTCCGATTAAATTGTAA
- a CDS encoding DUF6886 family protein, which translates to MDKLFHYSEDPAITIFQPRAHPSHPTLAPAVWAIDAARAPMYYLPRDCPRICFYKKADSESADVERFLGLTSVKMVMAIESKWYPVLTQTKLYEYAFSPEPFYFWDEGAGYYLSKETVTPLDVRPLGDLVHCLSQADIELRITPSLLPLRDSLLQSSLHFSMIRMRNASLT; encoded by the coding sequence TTGGACAAATTGTTTCATTATAGTGAAGACCCGGCCATTACGATTTTTCAGCCTCGCGCACATCCCTCCCACCCCACACTTGCTCCGGCTGTATGGGCGATTGATGCAGCAAGAGCGCCGATGTATTATTTACCGCGAGATTGCCCAAGGATTTGCTTTTACAAAAAAGCAGATTCCGAGTCAGCAGACGTCGAGCGCTTTCTTGGGTTGACGAGCGTCAAAATGGTTATGGCTATCGAAAGCAAATGGTACCCCGTGCTTACACAAACTAAGCTATATGAATATGCCTTCTCTCCAGAACCTTTTTATTTCTGGGACGAAGGCGCGGGTTACTATTTGTCAAAGGAAACCGTTACGCCACTAGACGTAAGGCCATTAGGAGACCTCGTACACTGCCTTAGCCAAGCGGATATAGAATTGCGAATTACGCCTTCGCTGTTGCCGCTTCGAGATTCATTGCTACAAAGCAGTCTGCACTTTTCCATGATCCGTATGCGAAATGCGTCGCTCACATAA
- a CDS encoding phosphodiester glycosidase family protein gives METLSRTRTRTRKRAKRKRPWRWVKKWMLGTALTCTTLALLGIIFLFGTKNGVELREWAAGTLLTTQHDYWAPYTFLPDEKLKELKQQITHPTVINSEGAGTVTAGPAVPTKSNLVTVTLPEKPKELIEIEEIDVSKGSYYFKGKIMYISDPSRVRLVVTNRKDRGDLLDEFVKKTGAIGIVNASGFADPDGYGKGARAYGVVIHDGKILQGYNPRSGETALGLTYDGKLITGSYSAEQLVKMGVRDAVSFRPQLIVNGKNMFEGKPAKSWGIQPRTAIGQKEDGTIVFAVIDGRQPGHSIGASMNDMAEVLAERGVVTAMAMDGGSSSMMLHNGEAITKTSSPYHRGRYLPNAWAVF, from the coding sequence ATGGAGACGTTATCGCGCACTCGCACTCGCACACGGAAGCGAGCCAAGCGCAAAAGACCATGGCGTTGGGTCAAGAAATGGATGCTCGGCACTGCCTTAACCTGTACAACCTTAGCACTGCTGGGAATTATTTTTTTATTCGGAACGAAAAACGGAGTAGAATTACGCGAGTGGGCGGCAGGCACTTTGCTGACAACACAGCACGATTACTGGGCCCCCTATACATTTTTACCTGATGAAAAACTGAAAGAACTAAAGCAGCAAATTACACATCCGACCGTTATCAATTCCGAAGGCGCAGGTACAGTCACGGCAGGACCTGCTGTTCCGACGAAATCGAATCTGGTAACCGTCACACTTCCGGAGAAACCAAAGGAGCTAATCGAGATCGAGGAAATTGATGTCTCGAAAGGCAGTTATTATTTTAAAGGAAAAATCATGTACATTAGCGACCCGAGCAGAGTACGGCTCGTCGTCACGAATCGCAAGGACCGTGGAGATCTGCTCGATGAGTTCGTGAAAAAAACAGGAGCCATCGGGATTGTCAATGCGAGCGGATTCGCTGACCCAGACGGCTACGGCAAAGGAGCGCGAGCCTACGGCGTCGTCATCCACGACGGAAAGATTTTGCAGGGCTACAACCCGAGAAGCGGAGAAACCGCGTTAGGACTGACCTATGACGGTAAACTGATTACAGGCAGCTACTCGGCTGAACAACTCGTAAAGATGGGCGTGCGTGACGCTGTGAGCTTTCGTCCGCAGTTGATTGTAAACGGGAAAAATATGTTTGAAGGAAAGCCTGCCAAAAGCTGGGGTATTCAACCGCGTACCGCAATTGGACAAAAAGAAGACGGGACGATCGTATTTGCTGTCATTGACGGACGCCAACCCGGCCATTCCATCGGCGCAAGCATGAACGATATGGCGGAAGTATTGGCTGAGCGCGGCGTAGTTACAGCAATGGCCATGGACGGTGGTTCCAGCTCCATGATGCTGCACAACGGTGAAGCCATCACGAAGACGTCTTCTCCGTATCATCGAGGCCGCTATTTGCCAAATGCGTGGGCTGTTTTTTAG